The Bradyrhizobium barranii subsp. barranii genome segment GCGGGAGGGCGTATACGCCGGTCGCCGCCACATCGCGACGCTGATGAAGCGCATGGGGATCGAGGCGGTCTATCGTCGCCCGAACACGAGCAAGCCGGCTCCGGGTCACAAGATCTACCCGTACCTGTTGCGCGGATTGAAGATCGAGCGGCCCGACCATGCGTGGGCAATGGACATCACCTACATTCCGATGCGGCGTGGCTTCGTCTATCTCGCGGCGGTCGTCGATGTGTTCAGCCGACGGGTCCTGGCCCATCGCGTCTCGATCACAATGGAGGCGGCCTTCTGCGTCGAAGCGGTCCAGGAGGCGTTGGCGAAGCACGGCAGGCCCGAGATTTTCAACACGGATCAGGGCAGCCAGTTCACCAGCCTCGAGTTCACCGATGTGCTGCTGGACGCGAAGATCGCCATCAGCATGGACGGCAAGGGCGCCTGGCGCGACAACGTGTTTGTCGAGCGGCTCTGGCGCACGGTCAAATACGAAGAAGTATATCTCCGCGCCTACGACAGCGTGTCCGAGGCGCGAGCGTCAATTGCCAAGTATCTGGCCTTCTACAATCAGGGACGCCCTCACTCGAGCCTTGACGGGCGCACGCCCGACGAGGCTTACTTCGGCACGCAAGCTATGGTGATGGCCGCATGACCGTCGCCGACGGTTTTGTCGTCGCTCTGGTCGGGCTACGCCCTCCCGACGCAACGACAAAACCGTAAAGCCCCGCGTTCAGCATAACCCGGCAGGAATCCACTTAAATCCAGCGGGGCGCTGTCCAAACAACCGGGGCCAGCTCTCAATGAGATCGACAGCACTCATTGAACTTCAACGTCTTCGTCGGCGCCGAAAACACACCGCTCACATTGGATGAGCGCCTGGGCGGCAACTATCCTGGCCTTCACAGACCATAGCGCCTTGCGTCGAATCTGATGTGAAAGTCCTCAGAAAAATGCGGACCTTCGGAGTGCTCCCGAAACAAGAGTAGTGGTCACGCCTACTCGACCGCCACGCCAATTGCGAGGTACGCCAATCGGATAAGCCCCCTTTTGCTCCCAAGAGACATATTCTAGTCACCTTGAACCTGCTTAGGAAATTTGTGCGAGAATGATCTAGACGGCTGACCCGCCCCAAACTTACTCCTCGTAAAACTACGGGATCGCTTGATGTCAGGATCGGCTAGTTTGCCGACATCTACAACGAATTGTCGACGACAGCTGAAAGTTTCGCACAGTGATATAATGATGCCACTGATCAAAAGAAGCGGCACGCTGGTCAGCGGGGTTCGAACCTGCGCCACTAACACCGCGTTGCGAGCGCAGCATTGCTCCACATACCTCCGTCGAGGCGCTTCCTCTTCATCCAACGAAGTCGCGACACTTTGGATTGACCGACAGAAGTCGCCTTGCAGCGTTGACCCATTATTGAGCGGCGCGCCCTCGCCCACTCGGCCGCATTCGCAGATCCCTTGTTATGGAAGAAGTCGGCCGAAGGCCGACGGCAAACTAACTTGCGCCCGGGTCGGCATCGGTGAGCAACCGCACGCGTATCTAGTGTCCGCTTTGCGCCCCAAAAGCGGCCGTACCGGTGAGGTCGCCCTGTGACCCTGAACCGACGTTCGACGTGAATTTGCCACTCGGGCTGACCGGACGATGTATCCTTCGGAGCCCGTCTTGGGTCATTGGCGTGACTCCCGCTAAGGGTTCAGACACATGAAACCCCGACACTATGTTGGCATCATCAGCTTTGTTGTCGCGGCCGGCCTGCTGGGCACAGGAGCTCTGGTGGTCGGCCAGTCCCACGTGCCGGCACAAGTCATCGCATCCTCGGTGACACGTACACCGGAGCTTATCGAGCGCGCGTGGCGACTGCCCGTGGCGGCCACGTTCCAAAGGCAAGTTAGCTGGCAGTCCAACGGGTCGCGTTGCGGACCCGCCGCCGTTGCCAATGCGTATCGGTCGTTAGGGGAGGCAGCAAGCACGGAGGGTGCGGTGTTGGCTGGCACGGGTCGGTGCTGGACCGGCGTATGCATCCTCGGGCTCACGTTGGACGAACTGGCGGAGGTCGCCCGGGCCAACACGAGCCGGAAAATTACGCTCCTGCGCGATCTCAGTGAAGAACAGTTTCGGGAGCATTTGCGTCGCTCCAATGATCCGGGCCGGCGCTACGTCGTAAACTTCAGTCGCGAGCAAATATTTGGCGCCGCCCTCGGACATCATTCGCCGATTGGCGGCTATCTCGAAGCTGAGGATCTCGTGTTCGTCCTCGACGTCAATTCGGACTACCAGCCATGGCTGGTCGAGCGGACCCGTCTGTTCGCCGCCGTAAATACGCTTGACGGCGACAAGAAGCGGGGACTGTTACTAATAGAGTAACAACGTCGCAATGCAGTCAATTCAGGCGCTCCAACTGTGGGCTCATTCTGGCGGCTTTCCTAACGCGAAAATCTCCGAAATCGTCCGCTTATCGGCGTAGACCGGAAATGGCTGGCGGGCGACTAGAACGACGCTTTTGACCCGAAGCAGAAGTGTCGGGCCCACTGTTCCACTGGGCGTCATGGGAACGATCAACAATTTGAGAAGTTGTATCCGTGTGGCAGGTTCCAAATGCCGGGAGGATGTTGTGCGTCAGCCCCTTGGAATGTTTGCCGCGATGATCTTGATGGCTTCCGGATTTGCGGCCCATGCCGGACAGACCGAGTATGACCCGGCCAAGGTCAGCGACAGCCTGAAGGCAGTTTTCCAATTCGGCTCGGTCTCGACCACGAAGGCGCTGAACGCCAACACGGTCACGCTGCTTACTGGTACGATCGGCGGCACCTATGTGCAGTTCGGTGCAGACCTCGCTTCCGTGCTCGACGACGACGGTAAGCTGCGCGTCCTGCCGATCACCGGTAGAGGTTCGGTGCAGAGCGTCGCCGACATCCTTTTCCTTAAAGGCGTCGATCTCGGCATCGTGCGCGCCGACACGCTCGACTATCTCGAGAAGAAGGGCTTCGCCAACAACATCAAGAAGCGGTTCACCTATGTGACCAAGCTCTACAATGAGGAGATGCAGGTCATCGCACCGAAGGCAGTCAAGACTCTGAGCGATCTCGAAGGCAAGACGGTGAGCGTCGACCTGCCCAATGGCGGCACGTTTGTAACTGCACTGACAGTTTTCGAGCGGCTCGGGATCAAAGCGAACTTCGTTTATATCGAGCAGCGGATCGCAATGGAAAAGTTGAAGAAGGGCGAGCTCGACGCCGTCATCGTGGTGGGCGGCAAGCCGTACCTGTCTGTCACTACCTTTAAAAATGACGGCCCTTTTCATCTTGCTGCGGTCGACTATTCGAAGCCCCTGCAGAGCGATTATCTGCCGGCGACGTTGACCTCGAAAGATTATCCGAACCTGATTCCCGAGGGGGAGACGGTGGATACGATCGCGGTGCCGGCGGTGCTTGCAGCCTACAATTGGGCACCCAACACTGAACGCCGTCGCAAGCTCGCCCTGTTCGTTGACGCCTTCTTCGCGAAATTCGCCGCTTTGCAGAACCCGCCCTTTCATCCCAAGTGGAAGGAGGTCTCCCTGACGGCACCCCTCGCCGGCTGGAATCGCCTGCCGCTCGCGCAGCAATGGCTCGACCAACACGGCGTCGAACCGGTAAAGCGAGAACGCTTTGAGGCATTCCTGCAAGAGAACCCAGCCGTCGCTAATATCCAGTCGGAGGCCGATAAGGAAGCACTATTCCGGCAATTTCAGACCTGGGAACAGGGGAGAAACGCGCAGGCACGGATGAACTCCCAGGTGGACTCCAAGAAGGTTCGAGACCGGGACTATACCTCTCACTCCGCAATGCAAGCTGCACCTCCACGCCACGCGCCCCGCCGATCCCACCCTCCAAGGCGGGCACTCGGTAGCTTGACGGGGCAAGGCTCGGTAAGCGAATGCAGCCATCCCGATTTCTGCAATCGCGCAAGCGAGGAAGCCTGGCGAAACCCATTCCCCGGCGCCAATCAGGGACTCACAACTTTCGATGATCCGTTTCGAGGCTTCGCTCCGACACAGCTCAGATAATGGAAGCCCTCCGATCGCGCGCTGATGTTCGTCGGGGGGCGCCCTGTCGCCGAGCGTCGTGACGTTGTCGGCCATCTAAGGTCAACTCGCACCCTTTCCGGCGACTTAGGAAGGTCCGCTGCTGGCCCTTAGCCGAAGGTCGATCGAGCGCTTGTCATGTCCGCTGTCAGGGGCAAACCGGACGCCGATCC includes the following:
- a CDS encoding phytochelatin synthase family protein, translating into MKPRHYVGIISFVVAAGLLGTGALVVGQSHVPAQVIASSVTRTPELIERAWRLPVAATFQRQVSWQSNGSRCGPAAVANAYRSLGEAASTEGAVLAGTGRCWTGVCILGLTLDELAEVARANTSRKITLLRDLSEEQFREHLRRSNDPGRRYVVNFSREQIFGAALGHHSPIGGYLEAEDLVFVLDVNSDYQPWLVERTRLFAAVNTLDGDKKRGLLLIE
- a CDS encoding IS3-like element ISRj2 family transposase (programmed frameshift); the encoded protein is MTKKSRRTHSPAFKAKVALAAVKGDKTLAELAQLFDVHPNQITIWKNQLLEGAAGVFGHDKTSAETPVDLKALHAKIGELALENGFFVRRAHQGGPAERKAMIDRDHDLSIVRQAKVLKLARSTVYYEPRPVSAEDLALMRRLDELHLDYPFAGARMLRSLLRREGVYAGRRHIATLMKRMGIEAVYRRPNTSKPAPGHKIYPYLLRGLKIERPDHAWAMDITYIPMRRGFVYLAAVVDVFSRRVLAHRVSITMEAAFCVEAVQEALAKHGRPEIFNTDQGSQFTSLEFTDVLLDAKIAISMDGKGAWRDNVFVERLWRTVKYEEVYLRAYDSVSEARASIAKYLAFYNQGRPHSSLDGRTPDEAYFGTQAMVMAA